In Tepidisphaeraceae bacterium, a genomic segment contains:
- a CDS encoding response regulator gives MKKLSVLLLEDSPLDAELTIETLRDGRFEFDVTSVDSPEGFLDAVRTGQFDLILSDYNVPHYDVPDALAQVRKLHPDLPLIFVSGTIGEEVAIDLLKAGATDYVLKHRMDRLVPAVSRALKESRERAELRDAQKRLEDSEAKYRFLAESIPTIVWTANADGYCDYVNQRWFEYTGLNAEETVLRFFEIVHPDDLGGCTMAWQRSAQEGVPFDCEYRFRRASDGAYRWHIGRCVPWKDENGRIQKWFGTATDIDDQKRAEQERDRMYASSQAARLEAENANRMKDEFLATLSHELRTPLNAILGWAAMLRTPNSTGDDLAEGLEIIERNARSQAQLIEDLLDVSRIISGKLRLEVTPTSLGAIVEQSIEALQLAAGGKQITMELVVDPGSDVVMGDAGRLQQVVWNLLSNSIKFTPRGGHVTVRVGRSESHMEIHVIDSGKGIAPEFLPYVFDRFRQADSTSRRSHGGLGLGLAIVRHLVESHGGSVRAESEGDGKGATFIVALPLLAVQNGPVSHGAHIEDDASADVPAVVVSPETNGHATATLATRLEKQAQPSLAGVRVLTVDDEPDVRSLVAVVLREAGATSRAVASVDEALAMIDTFRPDVLVSDIGMPGQDGYALVRILREREQADGHARHLPAIALTAYATLGDRRLALAAGFDVHMSKPVTPLELATAIASAVRGRDDLSD, from the coding sequence GTGAAGAAGTTGTCCGTCTTGTTGTTGGAAGACAGTCCGCTCGACGCCGAGCTGACGATCGAGACGCTGCGCGATGGGCGCTTCGAGTTCGACGTGACGAGCGTCGACAGCCCCGAGGGGTTTCTGGACGCCGTGCGCACCGGGCAGTTCGACCTGATCCTGTCCGATTACAACGTGCCGCACTACGACGTGCCCGACGCGCTGGCGCAGGTGCGCAAGCTGCACCCGGACCTGCCGTTGATCTTCGTGTCGGGCACGATCGGCGAAGAGGTGGCGATCGACCTGCTGAAGGCCGGCGCGACCGATTACGTGCTGAAGCACCGCATGGATCGCCTGGTGCCGGCCGTGTCGCGTGCGCTGAAGGAATCGCGCGAGCGCGCCGAACTGCGCGACGCGCAGAAACGCCTGGAGGACAGCGAGGCGAAGTACCGCTTCCTCGCCGAGAGCATTCCGACGATCGTCTGGACCGCCAACGCCGACGGCTACTGCGATTACGTGAACCAGCGGTGGTTCGAGTACACGGGCCTGAACGCCGAGGAAACCGTGCTGCGGTTCTTCGAGATCGTGCATCCCGACGACCTGGGCGGTTGCACGATGGCGTGGCAGCGGTCGGCGCAGGAGGGCGTGCCGTTCGACTGCGAGTACCGCTTCCGCCGGGCCAGCGACGGCGCGTATCGCTGGCACATCGGTCGGTGCGTGCCGTGGAAGGACGAGAACGGGCGCATCCAGAAGTGGTTCGGCACGGCGACCGACATCGACGACCAGAAGCGCGCCGAGCAGGAGCGCGACCGCATGTACGCCTCCAGCCAGGCCGCGCGGCTGGAGGCGGAGAACGCCAACCGCATGAAGGACGAGTTCCTCGCGACGCTCAGCCACGAGCTGCGCACGCCGCTGAACGCCATTCTCGGTTGGGCGGCCATGCTGCGGACGCCCAACAGCACGGGCGACGACCTCGCCGAGGGGCTGGAGATCATCGAGCGCAACGCGCGCAGCCAGGCTCAGTTGATCGAGGACCTGCTGGACGTGTCGCGCATCATCTCGGGCAAGCTTCGGCTCGAGGTGACGCCGACCTCGCTTGGCGCGATCGTCGAACAATCGATCGAGGCGCTGCAGCTGGCCGCCGGCGGGAAGCAGATCACCATGGAGCTGGTGGTCGATCCCGGTTCCGATGTGGTGATGGGCGACGCAGGGCGGTTGCAGCAGGTGGTGTGGAACCTGCTGAGCAACTCGATCAAGTTCACGCCGCGCGGCGGGCACGTGACCGTGCGCGTGGGGCGCAGCGAGTCGCACATGGAGATTCACGTGATCGACTCGGGCAAGGGCATCGCGCCCGAGTTCTTGCCCTACGTCTTCGACCGCTTCCGCCAGGCAGACAGCACCAGCCGCCGCAGCCATGGCGGATTGGGGTTGGGGCTGGCGATCGTGCGCCACCTGGTCGAGTCGCACGGCGGCTCGGTGCGGGCCGAGAGCGAGGGGGACGGCAAGGGCGCCACGTTCATCGTCGCGCTGCCGTTGCTGGCGGTGCAGAACGGGCCAGTGTCGCATGGCGCGCACATCGAAGACGACGCAAGCGCCGACGTGCCGGCGGTCGTGGTGTCGCCCGAGACCAACGGTCATGCCACCGCCACGCTGGCGACGAGGCTCGAGAAGCAGGCGCAGCCGTCGCTGGCGGGCGTGCGCGTGCTAACGGTGGACGACGAGCCGGACGTGCGCTCCCTGGTGGCCGTCGTGCTACGCGAGGCCGGCGCCACGTCGCGCGCGGTGGCGTCGGTCGACGAGGCGCTGGCGATGATCGACACCTTCCGCCCCGACGTGCTGGTGAGCGACATCGGCATGCCCGGCCAGGACGGTTACGCGCTCGTGCGCATCCTGCGCGAGCGCGAACAGGCCGACGGCCACGCCCGTCACCTCCCCGCGATCGCGCTGACCGCCTACGCCACCCTCGGCGACCGCCGACTCGCGCTGGCAGCGGGGTTCGACGTGCACATGAGCAAACCCGTCACACCATTGGAACTGGCGACCGCCATCGCGAGCGCGGTGCGCGGGCGCGATGACCTCTCGGATTAG
- a CDS encoding response regulator, with protein MADLKPILLVEDNPNDIELTLAALAENHLANEVVVVRDGEEALHYLRMEGIFKLRAKGMPSVVLLDLKLPKVDGLQVLEAIKQDADLMQVPVVMLTSSREEQDLLRSYKLGVNAYVVKPVDFGDFVEAIKEMGLFWAVINQPPPGSVTSRR; from the coding sequence ATGGCCGATCTGAAACCGATACTGCTCGTTGAGGACAACCCCAACGACATCGAGCTCACGCTCGCCGCGCTCGCCGAGAACCACCTAGCCAACGAGGTCGTGGTGGTGCGCGACGGCGAAGAGGCGCTGCACTACCTGCGCATGGAGGGCATCTTCAAGCTTCGCGCCAAGGGCATGCCCTCGGTCGTGCTGCTGGACCTGAAACTGCCCAAGGTCGATGGGCTGCAGGTGCTGGAAGCGATCAAGCAGGACGCGGACCTCATGCAGGTGCCGGTCGTCATGCTCACCAGCTCGCGCGAGGAGCAGGACCTGCTGCGCAGCTACAAGCTGGGCGTGAACGCGTACGTGGTGAAACCGGTCGACTTCGGCGACTTCGTCGAGGCGATCAAGGAGATGGGCTTGTTCTGGGCCGTCATCAACCAGCCGCCACCGGGCAGCGTGACGTCCCGACGATGA
- a CDS encoding ATP-binding protein, translating to MSPSSMTIRAEDQLPANLAECDREPIHVPEQIQAHGMFMLVDADRRIRRISENAADYFNREATDLLGMSVNDVVDDATLRQVDAVATSYGSNAEARCACTTTLPGFDLPFDVIASLAGDQVIVEFEAAMTRPFSFRDLYTVVRQAVSRMESATSIEELTQFAAEEVRRFTGYDRVKVYRFDANWNGRTIAESRAEHMPSFLGLHFPASDIPAQARRLYTTSRIRQIPDIHYKPVPILSRETEPVDLSYSILRSVSPVHIQYLKNMGVGASMSVSILRNGNLWGLIACHHASPITLSFEVRAACDYVAQVLALQVAALEAAEAAQARIRYASLRTSLLARIAGAEDFVQAMAASPQQLLGLTDATGAALVFDDRTLLVGATPSREQVAGLLRWIEGRSAEDVFATQSIAPVYPPAAAYEDKACGVIAINISRTRPSWVLWFRPEVIQTVNWAGDPRKVGSDSDASAAPEVPRALTPRNSFDQWKETVRHQSLAWSTFEIESAAEMRDAIVRIVLKRAEELAALTGELQRTNRELEAFSYSVSHDLRAPFRHIVGYSELLQKRTSNLDDTSRRYLRTITDSARFAGTLVDGLLAFSQMSRTALRPMEIDMRRLVDEVIGEVQMAEAGSRTITWHVGELPNVIADVTMLRSAVRNLLSNAVKYTRPKPEAIVEVGHRVEGNEDVFLVRDNGAGFDPRYRDKLFGVFQRLHRMEDFEGTGIGLANVRRTIERHGGRTWAESALGEGATFYFSLPRKTQQQDPAHGRSETDTAR from the coding sequence ATGTCACCTTCGTCGATGACCATTCGAGCAGAAGACCAACTTCCGGCAAATCTTGCCGAATGCGATCGGGAACCGATCCATGTGCCTGAGCAGATTCAAGCTCATGGCATGTTTATGCTTGTTGACGCTGACCGAAGAATTCGTCGCATCAGCGAGAATGCCGCCGACTATTTTAACCGAGAGGCGACTGACCTTCTCGGCATGTCGGTAAATGATGTCGTGGATGACGCGACATTGAGACAGGTTGACGCCGTCGCGACGTCTTACGGATCAAACGCGGAAGCGCGCTGCGCCTGCACCACCACGTTGCCGGGGTTCGACCTGCCGTTCGACGTCATCGCATCGCTCGCGGGCGATCAGGTCATCGTCGAGTTCGAGGCGGCGATGACCCGGCCGTTCTCGTTTCGCGATTTGTACACGGTCGTGCGGCAGGCGGTCTCGCGCATGGAGTCGGCAACGTCCATCGAAGAGCTGACGCAGTTCGCGGCCGAAGAGGTGCGGCGCTTCACCGGCTACGACCGCGTAAAGGTCTACCGCTTCGACGCGAACTGGAACGGCCGGACGATCGCCGAGAGCCGGGCGGAACACATGCCCTCGTTCCTCGGCCTGCACTTTCCCGCCAGCGACATCCCCGCGCAGGCCCGGCGGCTGTACACAACCAGCCGCATCCGTCAGATCCCGGACATTCACTATAAGCCGGTGCCGATCCTGTCGCGCGAGACCGAGCCGGTCGACCTGTCGTACTCGATTTTGCGCAGCGTGTCGCCGGTGCACATCCAGTATCTGAAGAACATGGGCGTCGGCGCGTCGATGAGCGTGTCGATCCTGCGCAACGGCAACCTGTGGGGGCTCATCGCATGCCACCACGCGTCGCCGATCACGCTGTCGTTCGAGGTGCGGGCGGCATGCGATTACGTGGCGCAGGTGCTGGCGCTGCAGGTTGCCGCGCTGGAGGCCGCCGAGGCCGCTCAGGCGCGCATCCGCTACGCGTCGCTGCGCACGTCGCTGCTGGCGCGCATTGCCGGCGCCGAAGATTTCGTGCAGGCCATGGCCGCCAGCCCGCAGCAACTGCTGGGGCTCACCGATGCCACCGGCGCGGCACTCGTGTTCGACGATCGAACGCTGCTGGTCGGCGCCACGCCATCGCGTGAACAAGTGGCGGGGCTATTGCGGTGGATCGAGGGGCGCTCTGCCGAAGATGTGTTTGCGACGCAGTCGATCGCTCCCGTTTACCCACCGGCAGCGGCGTACGAGGACAAGGCGTGCGGGGTGATTGCGATCAACATCTCGCGCACGCGGCCGTCGTGGGTGTTGTGGTTCCGACCCGAAGTCATTCAGACCGTCAATTGGGCCGGCGACCCGCGCAAGGTCGGGTCCGACAGCGACGCGTCCGCCGCGCCCGAGGTGCCGCGGGCCCTCACGCCGCGCAACAGCTTCGACCAGTGGAAAGAAACGGTGCGCCACCAGTCGCTGGCATGGTCGACGTTCGAGATCGAATCGGCTGCCGAGATGCGCGACGCCATCGTCCGCATCGTGCTGAAGCGCGCCGAGGAACTGGCGGCGCTTACCGGTGAACTGCAGCGCACCAACCGTGAGTTGGAGGCGTTCTCGTATTCGGTGTCGCACGACCTGCGGGCGCCGTTCCGGCACATCGTCGGCTATTCCGAATTGCTCCAGAAACGCACGAGCAACCTGGACGACACGAGCCGCAGGTACCTGCGCACCATCACCGATTCCGCCCGCTTTGCCGGCACGCTGGTCGACGGGCTGCTGGCCTTCTCGCAGATGAGCCGCACCGCGCTGCGACCGATGGAGATCGACATGAGGCGACTGGTGGACGAGGTGATCGGCGAAGTGCAGATGGCCGAGGCGGGCAGCCGGACGATCACCTGGCATGTCGGTGAACTGCCCAACGTGATCGCCGACGTGACGATGCTGCGCTCGGCCGTGCGCAACCTGCTGTCGAACGCCGTCAAGTACACGCGCCCCAAGCCCGAGGCGATCGTCGAGGTGGGTCACCGCGTTGAAGGCAACGAAGACGTCTTCCTCGTCCGCGACAACGGCGCGGGCTTCGACCCGCGCTACCGCGACAAGCTGTTCGGCGTCTTCCAGCGGTTGCATCGAATGGAGGACTTCGAAGGAACCGGAATTGGCTTGGCGAACGTCAGGCGTACAATAGAAAGGCACGGTGGCCGCACCTGGGCCGAGAGCGCGCTCGGCGAAGGGGCGACGTTCTACTTCTCGTTACCAAGAAAGACCCAGCAGCAGGACCCAGCACATGGCCGATCTGAAACCGATACTGCTCGTTGA
- a CDS encoding right-handed parallel beta-helix repeat-containing protein — protein MTYNKKNKTARTKIETLEDRRLMSTSVLQDGVLAVTGEAQASNRINLSLSEDGSRIQVTEGQKVLQRVALAEVKRIQIRGGLLNDTITVSSKIEIGATIYGGAGDDTIVTGSGTDLVYGGDGNDNITVAPGDMVVDGHGNNTINRSGTNAVLSPPTALDLPGNVTVKSLNLNLNLNGTGTGTGTGTKPTINPATGEQQVEMPTWNPSLPGDLGQFTSSNSPAINNVLLIDARTDKVIGNFTNGMTIDLSKYSGGISVRADGNGYTKSVRFGVDGNSSYQTENYAPFTIAGDGGYADYWSWKPSVGSHTVKVTGYAGPSATGTASSTKTFAINVINSAVSGGTTTPSTSTPTINSFSLIDPTTNKIIGEIRDGDTINVRTLANGKSINIMANANGATKSVRFGYDSNSNYRLEVGAPFTLSGDSGNDYWSTAPSLGKHTVKATAYANTSGTGTSTSKTLTFNVVNQTVPTTTQPPTTTNPNIPAQSPSNGNVAPNVSFINPVDHAEQAYPGHYVIRAAASDTDGKVSKVEFFANGTPIDSTTEAPHSVAWLNVAAGKYTLTARATDNDGAQKSTSITVTIKNPTVDQTFYVSTSGNNSNSGGSTSSAFRTINHAASLAGPGDTIVILPGTYRESVTLKTSGTETAPITFKAQQPGTVFIDGADVMSGWSRVGSSHIYSADWDKDFFTNGTRVHGSVPETGHAEQFIYNNKMLTHVHSWSALSAGEFYVDWNANKVHVWLPDNADARSKTVLGSTRQTLMATTTAAYITVDGLNFRHAANFPQQPVVRTTDGWVVKNSKFEMMNAVALGIYGTDVLIQNNVMTNNGHTGLTGQAVNGLLVDNTIHGNNTRGFRATWESGGGKMTRTEGLYVLNMNSYNNKGPGFWLDVHNKDFVISGGFFHDNIGVNSNQQGPGMLIEINGGPGRVQGASFYGNVASGLTVAESTDITVRGNYFGPGNRFELRNMANRPYTIQNIKIESNRFQNSTIANADPNFTTNSFRTMNVTADFNVFDNDSNVAWYHWKGVKCYSGTSIFDSLGVDKTATAGNVTIPKA, from the coding sequence ATGACGTACAATAAAAAGAACAAGACGGCACGGACGAAAATCGAAACCCTTGAGGATCGCCGCCTGATGTCGACCTCCGTCCTGCAGGACGGGGTGTTGGCCGTCACCGGTGAAGCTCAGGCGAGCAACCGAATCAACCTCTCGCTCTCCGAGGATGGCTCGCGCATCCAGGTGACCGAAGGTCAAAAGGTGCTCCAGCGGGTGGCGCTCGCTGAGGTGAAGCGCATCCAGATCCGTGGGGGTTTGCTCAACGACACGATCACGGTCAGCTCCAAGATCGAGATCGGCGCCACGATCTACGGTGGCGCTGGCGACGACACGATCGTCACCGGTAGCGGCACCGACCTGGTGTACGGTGGTGACGGGAACGACAACATCACGGTCGCCCCCGGCGACATGGTCGTCGATGGCCACGGCAACAACACGATCAACCGCTCGGGCACCAACGCCGTGCTCTCCCCGCCGACCGCCCTGGACCTGCCGGGCAACGTCACGGTGAAGTCCCTCAACCTCAACCTCAACCTCAACGGCACCGGCACCGGCACCGGCACCGGCACCAAGCCCACGATCAATCCCGCGACCGGCGAGCAGCAGGTCGAGATGCCGACGTGGAACCCGTCGCTCCCCGGCGACCTGGGGCAGTTCACGTCCTCGAACAGCCCCGCGATCAACAACGTCCTGCTGATCGACGCCCGTACCGACAAGGTGATCGGCAACTTCACCAACGGCATGACGATCGACCTCTCGAAGTACTCCGGTGGCATCAGCGTGCGCGCCGACGGCAACGGATACACGAAGAGCGTGCGGTTCGGCGTCGACGGCAACAGCAGCTACCAAACCGAGAACTACGCGCCGTTCACCATCGCCGGTGACGGTGGATATGCCGACTACTGGTCCTGGAAGCCCTCGGTCGGGTCCCACACCGTCAAGGTGACCGGCTATGCCGGACCGAGCGCAACGGGCACCGCGTCGTCGACCAAGACGTTCGCGATCAACGTGATCAACTCGGCCGTCAGCGGTGGGACCACGACTCCCAGCACCAGCACGCCCACGATCAACAGCTTCTCGCTGATCGACCCGACGACCAACAAGATCATCGGTGAGATCAGGGACGGCGACACGATCAACGTGCGCACGTTGGCCAACGGCAAGTCGATCAACATCATGGCCAACGCCAACGGCGCCACCAAGAGCGTGCGCTTCGGCTACGACTCGAACTCCAATTATCGCCTGGAGGTCGGCGCGCCCTTCACGCTGTCCGGTGACAGCGGCAACGACTACTGGTCGACCGCGCCGTCGCTCGGCAAGCACACGGTCAAGGCGACCGCCTACGCCAACACGAGCGGCACCGGCACGTCGACGTCCAAGACGCTGACGTTCAACGTCGTCAACCAGACCGTCCCAACGACCACCCAGCCGCCGACCACGACCAACCCCAACATCCCGGCGCAATCGCCCAGCAACGGCAACGTGGCGCCGAACGTGTCGTTCATCAACCCGGTCGACCACGCCGAGCAGGCCTACCCCGGACACTACGTGATCCGCGCCGCTGCCAGCGACACGGACGGCAAGGTGAGCAAGGTCGAGTTCTTCGCCAACGGCACGCCGATCGACAGCACGACCGAGGCGCCCCACAGCGTCGCCTGGTTGAACGTCGCCGCCGGCAAGTACACACTGACCGCCCGCGCCACCGACAACGACGGCGCGCAGAAGTCGACGTCGATCACCGTCACCATCAAGAACCCGACGGTCGACCAGACCTTCTACGTGAGCACGAGCGGCAACAACAGCAACAGCGGCGGCAGCACGTCGAGCGCGTTCCGCACGATCAACCACGCCGCGAGCCTCGCAGGTCCGGGCGACACCATCGTCATCCTGCCCGGCACCTACCGCGAGTCGGTCACGTTGAAGACGAGCGGCACCGAGACCGCGCCGATCACCTTCAAGGCGCAGCAGCCGGGCACCGTCTTCATCGACGGGGCCGACGTCATGAGCGGCTGGAGCCGCGTCGGGTCCAGCCATATCTACAGCGCCGACTGGGACAAGGACTTCTTCACGAACGGCACCCGCGTTCACGGCAGCGTGCCCGAAACGGGCCACGCCGAGCAGTTCATCTACAACAACAAGATGCTGACGCACGTGCACAGCTGGTCGGCCCTCAGCGCTGGCGAGTTCTACGTCGATTGGAACGCCAACAAGGTCCACGTGTGGCTGCCGGACAACGCCGACGCCCGCTCGAAGACCGTGCTGGGGTCAACCCGTCAGACGCTGATGGCGACGACGACCGCCGCGTACATCACGGTGGACGGGCTGAACTTCCGCCACGCGGCCAACTTCCCGCAGCAGCCGGTGGTGCGCACGACCGACGGCTGGGTCGTGAAGAACTCGAAGTTCGAAATGATGAACGCCGTGGCGCTCGGTATCTACGGCACCGACGTGCTGATTCAGAACAACGTGATGACCAACAACGGTCACACGGGCCTGACCGGTCAGGCCGTGAACGGCCTGCTGGTGGACAACACGATTCACGGCAACAACACTCGTGGGTTCCGCGCCACGTGGGAATCGGGCGGCGGCAAGATGACGCGCACCGAAGGCCTCTACGTGTTGAACATGAACTCGTACAACAACAAGGGCCCCGGCTTCTGGCTCGACGTGCACAACAAGGACTTCGTCATCAGTGGCGGGTTCTTCCACGACAACATCGGCGTCAACAGCAATCAGCAGGGTCCCGGCATGCTGATCGAAATCAACGGCGGTCCCGGCCGCGTCCAAGGCGCCAGCTTCTACGGGAACGTGGCCTCGGGCCTGACCGTCGCCGAGAGCACGGACATCACGGTCCGCGGCAACTACTTCGGGCCGGGCAATCGTTTCGAACTGCGAAACATGGCGAACCGTCCGTACACCATCCAGAACATCAAGATCGAGTCGAATCGCTTCCAGAACTCGACGATCGCCAATGCCGATCCGAACTTCACCACGAATTCGTTCCGGACCATGAACGTCACTGCGGACTTCAACGTGTTCGACAATGACAGCAACGTCGCCTGGTACCACTGGAAGGGCGTCAAGTGCTACAGCGGCACCTCAATCTTCGACTCGCTTGGCGTCGATAAGACTGCCACTGCCGGCAACGTGACGATTCCGAAGGCATAA